A single window of Cryptococcus tetragattii IND107 chromosome 4 map unlocalized Ctg04, whole genome shotgun sequence DNA harbors:
- a CDS encoding 3'(2'),5'-bisphosphate nucleotidase, whose protein sequence is MASQLPFTRLVKETQIGILSVLRACYLTKNVQDTLVTKDTLLKSDKSPVTVADLSAQSLISLHLLAHFQDPIIGEEDTSELRVNEPLRQRVVGLVNAGFKKEEGWGKDKTYSEEEILNAIDAGSAEGGSKGRFWTIVLDGTSGFIRHQQYAVCLALIVDGVVELGVIGCPNLGPEPAKIGEEIIPNGKGVLMVAVRGEGSWSRPLDSATYTKLNLPPTPPASNPLTFLESVESGHSAHSIQAQIGSLLGVQRPSLRMDSQAKYTCLSRGEGGVYLRIPTKYVGGKIYEERIWDHAPGALLIHESGGICTDMWGKELNFGVGRTLKENDGIVAAGKDIHPKAVEAVKKAIEEAQAEKK, encoded by the exons ATGGCCTCTCAGCTCCCCTTCACTCGTCTCGTTAAAGAAACACAGATCGGCATTCTCTCTGTTCTCAGAGCATGCTACCT CACAAAGAACGTCCAAGACACCCTCGTCACAAAGGATactcttctcaaatcaGACAAGTCTCCAGTGACAGTTGCAGACCTTTCTGCTCAGTCactcatctctctccaccttctcgCTCACTTTCAAGACCCTATCATTGGCGAGGAAGACACAAGCGAGTTGAGAGTGAATGAGCCGTTGAGACAGAGGGTCGTTGGACTTGTCAATGCAGGATTtaaaaaagaggagggatgggGCAAAGATAAAACTTATTCAGAGGAGGA AATCCTGAATGCCATCGATGCGGGCTCTGCTGAAGGTGGTAGCAAAGGTAGATTTTGGACTATTGTAC TCGACGGAACTTCTGGCTTCATTCGTCACCAGCAATACGCTGTATGCCTTGCACTCATTGTTGATGGCGTCGTCGAGCTCGGAGTTATCGGGTGCCCCAACCTTGGCCCTGAGCCGGCCAAAATTGGTGAGGAAATCATTCCTAATGGCAAGGGTGTCCTCATGGTAGCTGTGAGGGGTGAAGGCAGCTGGTCG CGCCCTCTTGATTCTGCAACCTACACAAAACTGAACCTTCCCCCTACTCCTCCTGCCTCCAACCCCCTGACCTTCCTCGAGTCCGTCGAGTCCGGCCACTCTGCCCACTCTATCCAGGCTCAAATCGGCTCCCTACTCGGTGTTCAACGCCCCTCCCTCCGTATGGATTCTCAGGCCAAGTACACCTGTCTCTCTCGAGGTGAAGGTGGTGTCTATCTTCGTATCCCCACAAAATATGTTGGAGGTAAGATCTACGAAGAGCGGATCTGGGATCATGCTCCTGGAGCTTTGTTGATCCACGAAAGTGGTGGTATCTGTACAGACATGTGGGGCAAGGAACTCAACTTTGGTGTAGGAAGGACTCTCAAGGAGAATGACGGTATCGTTGCCGCCGGTAAAGATATTCATCCCAAGGCGGTCGAAGCGGTCAAGAAGGCGATTGAAGAGGCACAGGCCGAAAAGAAGTGA